Proteins from a genomic interval of Phlebotomus papatasi isolate M1 chromosome 3, Ppap_2.1, whole genome shotgun sequence:
- the LOC129806436 gene encoding mRNA cap guanine-N7 methyltransferase: MTEIEESAGQKTTEVSEDGPEESQKSESNLKRAREDDGESAAKYRKVDGEHTKVVAKHYNTLEEKGLAERNKSRIFYLRNFNNWIKSMLVNEYTTKVKDSLQVGAPLRVLDMCCGKGGDLLKWQKGGISHLICTDIAEVSIDQCRARYEALAARSKRFAPDFTAEFFVCDSTLDRLRERYRDPSVDLNLVSCQFAFHYCFESLPQAECMIRNASECLKPGGFFIGTIPDANEIMRRKKLSDSDTFGNDVYSITFQCDTENPPLFGAKYNFHLEDVVDCPEFLVHFPTLVKLARKFGLELVLRERFGDFYQRMIPRGRGLIEKMQALETYPPFYEGNLNSTTPHDYSHAQEFLDKSGSHGRYSRRLGTLSKSEWEAASLYLVFAFRKMKKVWNKEGKPEFIQ, translated from the exons ATGACTGAAATAGAGGAAAGTGCTGGGCAGAAAACAACGGAAGTTAGTGAAGATGGTCCTGAGGAATCCCAAAAGTctgaaagtaatttaaaaagagCACGTGAGGATGATGGAGAGAGTGCAGCGAAGTACAGAAAAGTCGACGGGGAGCATACAAAAGTGGTGGCAAAGCACTACAATACCCTGGAGGAGAAGGGTCTGGCCGAGAGGAATAAATCCCGCATCTTCTACCTCCGGAACTTCAACAATTGGATCAAGAGTATGCTCGTGAATGAGTACACAACGAAAGTGAAGGATAGTCTGCAAGTTGGGGCTCCACTGAGGGTCCTGGACATGTGCTGCGGCAAGGGAGGTGATCTGCTGAAGTGGCAGAAGGGGGGCATCTCTCATCTAATCTGCACAGACATTGCAGAGGTGAGTATTGATCAGTGTAGGGCGAGATATGAAGCCCTCGCTGCCAGAAGTAAGAGATTCGCTCCGGATTTTACGGCTGAATTCTTCGTCTGTGACTCCACCCTGGATCGCCTACGGGAGCGCTACAGGGACCCATCGGTCGATCTCAATCTCGTCAGTTGCCAATTTGCCTTTCACTACTGTTTCGAGTCTCTGCCTCAGGCTGAATGCATGATACGCAATGCATCGGAATGCCTGAAACCCGGAGGATTTTTCATTGGTACCATTCCCGATGCCAATGAAATAATGCGACGGAAGAAACTCTCGGATTCTGACACATTCGGAAATGATGTGTATAGCATAACATTTCAGTGTGACACGGAGAATCCGCCCCTTTTTGGAGCCAAGTACAACTTCCACCTGGAAGATGTTGTCGACTGCCCCGAATTCCTCGTGCATTTCCCAACTCTGGTGAAGCTAGCACGGAAATTTGGTCTTGAACTTGTACTGAGGGAGCGTTTTGGGGATTTCTACCAACGGATGATACCCCGTGGAAGGGGATTGATAGAGAAGATGCAAGCCCTTGAGACATATCCACCATTTTACGAAGGGAATCTCAACAGCACAACTCCCCATGACTACAGCCATGCTCAGGAGTTTCTCGATAAATCTGGCTCTCATGGGAGGTATTCCAGGCGTCTTGGGACTCTCTCGAAGTCCGAATGGGAGGCTGCAA GTCTCTATTTGGTTTTTGCCTTCCGGAAGATGAAGAAGGTGTGGAACAAGGAAGGTAAGCCCGAATTCATCCAATGA
- the LOC129806444 gene encoding probable actin-related protein 2/3 complex subunit 2, translated as MILLEINNKIVEETLTVKFKNALAGQRPESIDVKVADFDGVLFHISNVNGDKTKVRTSISLKFYKQLQEHGADELLRREYGDLLTDTEDGYNVSVLIDLENIPDDWEAVAQRIGLLKRNCFASVFEKYFDFQEQGEEGQKRAVINYRNDETMYVEAKADRVTVVFSTIFRDEDDVVLGKVFMQELREGRRASHTAPQVLFSHREPPLELANSDARVGDNIGYVTFVLFPRHTNKETRDNTINLIHMFRHYLHYHIKCSKAYIHSRMRAKTTEFLKVLNRARPEPKITEKKTITGRTFVRKE; from the exons ATGATATTACTCGAAATCAATAACAAAATAGTGGAGGAAACTCTTACAGTGAAATTCAAAAATGCTCTCGCTGG GCAGAGACCAGAGTCGATTGATGTCAAAGTGGCGGACTTTGATGGGGTGCTCTTCCACATTTCCAATGTGAATGGAGACAAGACTAAAGTTAGG ACGAGTATATCGCTCAAGTTCTACAAACAGCTCCAGGAACATGGAGCCGATGAGTTACTGCGGCGAGAATATGGAGATTTGCTCACAGACACTGAAGATGGGTACAATGTATCAGTGTTGAttgatttggaaaatattccggatgattgggaggcAGTAGCCCAAAGAATTGGACTGCTCAAGAGAAATTGCTTTGCTTCGGTGTTCGAGAAGTACTTTGACTTCCAGGAACAAGGGGAAGAGGGTCAGAAACGAGCTGTCATCAATTATCGCAATGATGAGACGATGTATGTGGAGGCCAAGGCTGATCGTGTCACTGTCGTCTTCAGCACAATCTTTCGCGATGAGGACGATGTGGTACTGGGTAAAGTGTTCATGCAGGAACTTCGTGAGGGCCGACGAGCATCTCATACGGCACCCCAAGTACTGTTCTCTCATAGAGAACCACCCTTGGAACTGGCCAATTCTGATGCACGTGTAGGAGATAACATCGGCTATGTCACCTTTG TCCTCTTCCCACGACACACAAATAAAGAGACACGGGATAATACGATAAATTTGATACACATGTTCCGGCACTATTTGCACTATCATATTAAG TGTTCGAAGGCATACATCCACTCGAGAATGCGAGCTAAAACAACAGAATTCCTCAAGGTGCTCAACCGAGCTCGTCCTGAgccaaaaattacagaaaagaaAACCATTAC TGGTAGAACTTTTGTTAGGAAGGAATGA
- the LOC129805168 gene encoding transmembrane inner ear expressed protein, giving the protein MLSCLLSTMNDEPDWLEKEALGGFRWWQLIFLCVSGALSFIIVLCCCFRFRIPRTKQDIEADYQRRKIARKFRERLACIHNSEMDDMDLQKAIERVRADFLGPIDATSGKVNIFDGKSPKNGVRV; this is encoded by the exons ATGCTCAGTTGTCTGCTGTCCACGATGAACGACGAGCCAGATTGGCTGGAAAAGGAGGCTCTTGGTGGTTTTCGCTGGTGGCAGTTGATATTTTTGTGTGTCTCCGGAGCTCTGAGcttta TCATTGTCTTGTGCTGTTGCTTCCGATTTCGGATTCCAAGGACAAAGCAGGACATTGAGGCTGATTATCAGCGAAGAAAAATTGCCAGGAAATTCAGGGAACGCCTAGCGTGTATTCACAATTCCGAAATGGATGACATGGATCTGCAGAAAG CCATTGAGCGAGTTCGTGCGGATTTTCTCGGGCCCATTGACGCCACTTCCGGAAAAGTCAACATTTTCGACGGCAAGTCACCCAAAAATGGTGTTCGGGTTTGA